From the Methanofastidiosum sp. genome, the window CCCTTTTTAAGATTCTTTGTAAAAAGTTTATCGCTATCGACAAATACATTCGTAAAAATCTCTTCCATTAGAGGTACTAATCAATGAGACTATAAAAGTATTTCTAAATACAAATGATTTTCACTATGCCTTAAGTTTTTCTTCTTTCATTGTTTTTATAGTTGCAATATGTAATGTAACACCAATTGCTATAATAATCAAAATAATCCTGATACTAATATTCGAAACTACAAATAAAGCTGAAATCAATATAGTTGCCCATAAAAAAGAGAGTGTAATTATTTTTATTCTCAATGCAACCCCCATCCCGTCTCTATAATTCTTGATGTAATTCCCAACAAATTTGTTACATAAGAGCCAACTATGGAATCTATCAGAGCCTCGAGCATAACATGCGGCAGAAAGTAAAAGGAAAGGTGTAGTTGGTAAGATAGGCAGAAAAATACCAACTATTCCAAGTACTAAAGAAATTGTTCCTGCAATAATCAATATTGTCCTTATTATTTGATTTAATTTTTTATTATTTTCTCGAATATTACAATCAAAGGTTGGATTCACTATTATTTCACCTTATTACCTCTTAA encodes:
- a CDS encoding YbaN family protein, with amino-acid sequence MRTILIIAGTISLVLGIVGIFLPILPTTPFLLLSAACYARGSDRFHSWLLCNKFVGNYIKNYRDGMGVALRIKIITLSFLWATILISALFVVSNISIRIILIIIAIGVTLHIATIKTMKEEKLKA